ATGAACTGGCAAGAAATAGAAAATAACTCAATCCTTATTCCTCCCCAACCCATTGCCTTAATTCATTTTCTGGGTGGTGCTTTCGTTGCTGCTGCCCCACAAGCAACCTATCGAAGGCTCCTGGAAGGACTCGCTAATCAAGGGTATGCCGTCATTGCTACTCCTTTTCTCACCTCAGTCGATCATGCAGGTATTGCGGAAGAAGCGCTCCATCAATTTGAAGATACAGTCGATTGCTTACAAAGAACAGCACGATTGCCCCAGTTCCTGCCCATTTATGGCATTGGTCATAGTATGGGGTGCAAACTCCACCTACTAATTGGCAGTTTGTTTGAGGTCAAGCGAGCTGGAAATATCTTGATTTCCTTTAATAACGCCCCGATTGATAAGGCAATTCCCTTCGCTGACTTGATTACTCCTGCGGTTCCGATTGAATTTTCGCCTAATCCTGCTCAAACCAACCGCTTAGTGGAACGACACTACCAAATTCCTAGGAATTTAATGGTCAAGTTTTCCAATGACACCCTAGATCAGACCTTAAGGTTGTCAGGGTTGTTAGAACAGCGTTTTCCGGGCATGATTTCCATTCAGCGCTTAGCAGGCAATCATCTGACGCCATTAGGACAAGATGTCCGTTGGCAACCAGGAGATACGTTTACCCCCCTGGATGCTGTGGGGCAATGGTTTCGTCAAGAGTTATATAAAGATGTCAATCACCTTGAAAAAGCGATCTTGCGCTGGCTCGATCCGCTGAGTGTTATTTGAATCAATCATCCAAACTGTGTGTATTGCAGGTGAGTGTTGGAAAGAGGGCCAAAGGCATCGCCAGGGAATATGGAGTGCGTATTTGGGTATTGTTGTTTGCGATCGCACCCATTCCATCCAAAATCAGCATAAACTCATTCGGTTAGTCCCAACCCCTGGCACAATAAAAATATTGGTGGGAAGACGACAATTAGGCTATGACCGTTGAAGAACTTTTAAAGCGCTATGCCAATGGCGAACGAGACTTTAGTAAATCGGATCTATCTAAGCAGGATTTGAGCCTAGCTCGGCTCGATCATATTGTTTTGCGAGATACCAATTTAAGCCATTCGGCCCTTCATGGTATTGATCTACTGTGTGCCAACTTATCCGCTGCCAACTTATCCGCCGCCAAGCTGATCGGAGCTAATCTCACAGGGGCAGATCTAACCAAAAGTAACTTGAGTAATTCGCTATTGAGTGGCGCCATCCTAGTGGGAGCCTGTTTATCGAAGGCCAACTTACAACGAGCCTCCTTAAATTACAGCGATCTGAGTGGCGTCAATTTCCGAGATGCAGATCTACAGAACGCCAATTTCAAAGGCGCGAACCTCAGTGGTGCTGACTTTTTAGGTGCTAATTTAGAGCAAATCGATCTCACAGATGCCATTCTGCAAGATACGATTATGCCGGATGGCAGTATCGCATCTTCAGCGCTTGGGTATGAAGGTAACGTCTAACTAGAGGGGTTAATGCGCATTAGGGTTTGACCGAACTCAATAGGCTCCCCATTTTCCACGAGAATCTCAACGATTTCGCCGTTAACCTCAGCTTCCAGCTCATTCATTAACTTCATGGCTTCGATAATGCAGATGGTTTGCCCGCGTCGGGCGGCATCCCCTACTTCTACAAAAGGAGACTCATCCGGTGCGGGGGAACGGTAAAACGTACCTACCATCGGAGAGATCACATCGACCCATTTTTTGTCTGGTGCTGAAGGGGGAGAAGAGTCTGGAACAGAAGCTTCCAGAGCAGCACCATCTATAACCATTGGCTGTGCGGTCGAAGAGGAGACCGTCGCTGTCGTTTGGTTTGCCTTATGGATAGTCAGCTCAAAATCGTTACTTTTAAGACTTAGCTCATCAATATCTGTTTGATTGAGAATCGCTAATAGTTCACGGAGTTGGTTGAGATCAAATTCCACCGTTGATGTTACTCCTTACTCTCTGCCTAGATAGGAGTCGTTGCGGGTATCCACTTTAATTCTTTCTCCTTCAGAAATAAATAAAGGAACCATCACCTGCGCTCCTGTTTCTACAATAGCTGGCTTGCTCCCCCCAGTCGCTGTGTCACCTTTCACACCTGGATCGGTTTGGGTGACTTCCAAAACGACTGATGTGGACAACTCTACTTCTAAAACTCGCTCTCCCCATTGGATGACGTTAACTTCCATACCTTCTTTTAAGTATTTCACGCGAGTGCCAATTTGGTCTTGGCTTAAGCTAGCTTCTTCGTAGGTTTCCATATCCATGAACACAAATTGATCACCATCTTTATAGGTGTGTTGCATGACCCGCTTTTCCAAATTGGCTTGGGGAACTGTTTCTCCCGCGCGAAATGTCCGTTCTACGACACTGCCACTTTGGACATTCTTTAATTTTGTTCGCACAAATGCAGAGCCTTTACCAGGTTTGACATGGAGAAACTCTACGACTCGCCATACTGAGCCATCAAGCTCAATTGACACACCTGTGCGAAAGTCATTACTGGAAATCATCGATTTTCGGCATGGGAAGAACAATCGGCAATTCATTTTACCGTCCAGGGGGGCTGTCTGGACGTCTAGTTCTCCTTCGCTCTGAAATAACAAGGCAAAACTGGACTGGGATTGACCTTGAAGGACGGTTTATTGTCCAAATAGATCAGGATATCCCCAGTCTTGAAGCCTCAATGGAATCTATCTGGCTACTGAAAAACCCCTTGTTTAACAATGTTCTGCAACGGCATTAGCCCGGCAATCAATGCTTTGCGGTCTAAGGGTTGCGACTCTATTGATTGCAGCACAATATTAATTTTGGTCAAGGTATCGACTAGATTCAACAACACATTATGCTCAGAAAAGCCTGGCAATAAGTCCACAGCTCCATGGTCTATTACTCTTTGGTGTTCAGAAGGGGCAACTTGGGGTTGTTCGCCATTAGTAAAAATCAACTTTAGGTGTGGATGATACTCTGCGCACCAGAGGCAGAAATCTTCTAGCTCTGCTAATACAAGGTGTTTATCAATTAAAAGCAAATCGGGTATTGCATAACCCATCTTTTGCATCTGTGTTAGGGTTTGCCTGACATCTTGTTCTGCTGTCTGCCATGTCACGGATACGCCTTGAGATGTGAGGGCTGCTTGCCAGATTTCTCCTTGAAATTGTAAGGATTGGGACATCATCACCGTCTTCTCCGACTTTGAGGTTCCAAGATGCCCCAAGGATAAATCCTCAGATTCAAAGGTGAGCGTTGTTGTCCCGATCGTGATGCGATCTCCCTCTTGTAACAGAGTAGGACGGGTAATGAGTTGACCATTCACAACTACACCAACGTGAGTTGCAAGGTTGACCAAGTAATAATTACCTGTTCCCATTAACTGAAACATGGCATGTTTGGGGGCAACATTCGGCTCAGCCAGCAAGATATCGCAACTTTGACTCGTGCCAATCA
The Acaryochloris marina S15 genome window above contains:
- a CDS encoding DUF1350 family protein codes for the protein MNWQEIENNSILIPPQPIALIHFLGGAFVAAAPQATYRRLLEGLANQGYAVIATPFLTSVDHAGIAEEALHQFEDTVDCLQRTARLPQFLPIYGIGHSMGCKLHLLIGSLFEVKRAGNILISFNNAPIDKAIPFADLITPAVPIEFSPNPAQTNRLVERHYQIPRNLMVKFSNDTLDQTLRLSGLLEQRFPGMISIQRLAGNHLTPLGQDVRWQPGDTFTPLDAVGQWFRQELYKDVNHLEKAILRWLDPLSVI
- a CDS encoding pentapeptide repeat-containing protein, translated to MTVEELLKRYANGERDFSKSDLSKQDLSLARLDHIVLRDTNLSHSALHGIDLLCANLSAANLSAAKLIGANLTGADLTKSNLSNSLLSGAILVGACLSKANLQRASLNYSDLSGVNFRDADLQNANFKGANLSGADFLGANLEQIDLTDAILQDTIMPDGSIASSALGYEGNV
- the accB gene encoding acetyl-CoA carboxylase biotin carboxyl carrier protein; amino-acid sequence: MEFDLNQLRELLAILNQTDIDELSLKSNDFELTIHKANQTTATVSSSTAQPMVIDGAALEASVPDSSPPSAPDKKWVDVISPMVGTFYRSPAPDESPFVEVGDAARRGQTICIIEAMKLMNELEAEVNGEIVEILVENGEPIEFGQTLMRINPSS
- the efp gene encoding elongation factor P, which codes for MISSNDFRTGVSIELDGSVWRVVEFLHVKPGKGSAFVRTKLKNVQSGSVVERTFRAGETVPQANLEKRVMQHTYKDGDQFVFMDMETYEEASLSQDQIGTRVKYLKEGMEVNVIQWGERVLEVELSTSVVLEVTQTDPGVKGDTATGGSKPAIVETGAQVMVPLFISEGERIKVDTRNDSYLGRE